The following proteins are encoded in a genomic region of Bernardetia sp. MNP-M8:
- a CDS encoding retron system putative HNH endonuclease, which yields MISVKKDFENIPYPLSKEHCENGTQERTATTNEDRRKTVIENEQYDDNFNDRYKHKEIRKELGRIYKEKCAFCEQNQEIMHVEHYRPKTKYYWLAFSWDNLLLACAKCNGSGNKASHFPVENTAIVSPKIDCSDIDLSKINNFCKEYDELEKPLLLNPEQEEDLHFRFSFDRNGEICPTNSNDEQAKQTIDVIKLNRDSLKIARKKIIDDFEKSVIGKKVKDKGELRRHVMHEMEMLREKADIQNSDENFLAFRTYVVNEGIMKQIIKSAFGQSNQK from the coding sequence ATGATTTCTGTAAAAAAAGATTTTGAGAATATTCCTTATCCTTTGTCAAAAGAGCATTGTGAAAATGGAACACAAGAGAGAACTGCAACAACAAATGAAGACAGAAGAAAGACTGTTATAGAAAATGAGCAGTATGATGATAATTTCAATGACAGATACAAACACAAAGAAATAAGAAAAGAATTAGGTAGAATCTATAAAGAAAAATGTGCTTTTTGTGAACAGAATCAAGAAATTATGCACGTAGAACATTATCGTCCAAAGACAAAATATTATTGGTTAGCTTTTTCTTGGGATAATTTATTATTGGCTTGTGCAAAATGCAATGGTAGTGGAAATAAAGCATCTCATTTTCCTGTTGAAAATACGGCTATTGTTTCACCAAAAATTGATTGTTCGGATATAGATTTGAGTAAAATAAATAACTTTTGTAAAGAATATGATGAATTAGAAAAACCTCTGTTGCTGAATCCAGAGCAAGAAGAAGATTTACATTTTAGATTTTCTTTTGATAGAAATGGAGAAATTTGTCCTACAAATTCAAATGATGAACAAGCAAAACAAACGATTGATGTTATAAAGCTAAATAGAGATAGTCTAAAGATAGCTAGAAAGAAAATTATTGATGATTTTGAAAAAAGTGTAATAGGCAAAAAAGTAAAAGACAAAGGAGAATTGAGAAGACATGTAATGCATGAAATGGAAATGTTGAGAGAAAAAGCAGATATACAAAACTCTGATGAGAACTTTTTAGCATTCAGAACTTATGTTGTAAATGAAGGAATCATGAAACAGATTATTAAAAGTGCGTTTGGTCAGAGTAATCAAAAATAA